The following proteins are encoded in a genomic region of Rissa tridactyla isolate bRisTri1 chromosome 5, bRisTri1.patW.cur.20221130, whole genome shotgun sequence:
- the CENPC gene encoding centromere protein C isoform X2 has translation MAEALNHFKKDYRTRFCHGGGTKIDVQPGQNVLKVIQDCFESCGSNLTINSPSASPRCSTPIVRREKRTSVQRQRPEAGLTNSVKRACNSAESLPASPLKPVSSRGRSHESPLKPAIHDYVADANKPQTPVSKRQTNNILKDVEALCKSPAMSLDPEDDHGFLGSPLLVEEAKSSPVHILHFDDQDTPAGVKSPVEVENWEGPQTGRDEQVVAQAATSSVQKEKAFSSVVLAALTTGTLGKRYSASISPPSPPTVQDEDVEIENECEFLIDESDGVSSNSWLSIPLKNKKSKKDVSATPVSKSQTSEKEKTESKKGKNTKAKVEALTKQKTDDLDVKVPDFKETSESDPFSNSKGKVLKSQIKNSTRMGKTKKDALRQGSPKQKKDTSWKPEAEELMLSCSGLETKASDADQCKTKVVTNEDSPMSSAEQQQERTVSPKKNLKSSKQLASKGSQRLVDKKRTAKQKLTKDTAAKRLAESPKKQFKKSGKKNSNKKPRLQREESSDGEPGEEELEREPVKLNEVFTSPQHQKLQTSVIQELAKSEKPKNVLDALESLGGANYKTAVKVLQHLMDIVKNSEKKRLSAESSGKIPKTICHRTSKGVCSSPEDTESQTDSDSSSVEDMAIKNQKLSDVKIKNNIRKHNTQHGLQERFAVEKGVSHESGPVLEHRDNFTSSSKFCEQDNTSSDSSEDVNRQVRALLSDNTARHKIVMPSNTPNVRRTKRIRLRPLEYWRGERVTYVMKPSGELVISGIACPETEPHRKIKERKGVHKQKRDDTRSEIPANLYHSLADTSKPTVVVDPVTNKEVLLECVNTESNLACFFKDEAVEIYKNLNTPAFATGRLILKPLKEKGHQHVYMDTIAFHVIYGKIILTLHKTSYYLTTGHYFYVPAGNEYNIRNLLNEESVLLFTQLKSDG, from the exons AACTAAGATTGATGTACAGCCAGGTCAAAATGTACTGAAAGTCATACAGGATTGTTTCGAAA GTTGTGGTAGCAATCTTACAATAAATTCTCCAAGTGCGAGTCCCCGTTGCTCAACTCCTATTGTCAGAAGAGAGAAGAGGACTTCAGTACAGAGACAAAGG CCAGAGGCAGGGTTAACTAACTCTGTGAAAAGAGCCTGTAATTCCGCAGAGTCCTTACCTGCATCACCACTAAAACCAGTCAGCAGCAGAG GACGGTCACATGAATCACCCCTGAAGCCTGCAATACATGATTATGTAGCTGATGCTAATAAACCACAGACTCCTGTATCTAAAAGACAaacaaataatatattaaaagatGTTGAAGCACTATGCAAAAGTCCTGCCATGTCTTTGGACCCTGAGGATGATCATGGGTTTCTTGGATCACCTCTTCTTGTGGAGGAAGCGAAAAGTTCTCCGGTACATAT ATTACATTTTGATGACCAAGATACTCCTGCTGGAGTGAAGAGCCCCGTGGAAGTTGAAAATTGGGAAGGACCTCAGACTGGGAGAGATGAGCAGGTTGTTGCACAAGCTGCTACGTCTTCTGTACAGAAAGAGAAGGCTTTCTCTTCAGTTGTCTTGGCAGCTTTAACAACAGGAACGCTTGGAAAAAG GTATTCAGCCTCGATATCACCACCATCACCTCCTACTGTGCAAGATGAAGATGTAGAAATAGAAAATGAATGTGAATTTCTAATTGATGAATCAGATGGTGTATCTTCTAATTCTTGGCTTTCAATACCCCTTAagaacaaaaaatcaaaaaaagatgTCTCTGCAACTCCTGTGTCTAAATCTCAGACCTCTGAAAAGGAGAAGACGGAGAGTAAGAAGGGCAAGAACACAAAAGCAAAGGTTGAAGCACTTactaaacagaaaacagatgatTTGGATGTCAAAGTACCTGACTTCAAAGAAACGTCAGAATCGGATCCATTCTCTAACAGTAAAGGAAAGGTCCTTAAATCTCAAATCAAAAACAGTACTCGTATGG GAAAGACTAAAAAGGATGCACTTAGACAAGGctctccaaaacagaaaaaggacacGTCCTGGAAACCAGAAGCTGAAGAACTGATGTTGTCATGTTCTGGATTGGAAACAAAAGCATCTGATGCTGACCAATGTAAAACAAAGGTCGTGACAAATGAGGATTCACCTATGTcctcagctgagcagcagcaagagAGGACTGTGTCTCCAAAAAAGAATCTCAAGTCTTCCAAGCAGTTGGCTTCAAAAGGTTCTCAGCGTTTAGTTGATAAGAAACGAACTGCTAAGCAGAAACTTACGAAAGATACAGCAGCTAAGAGATTGGCAGAAAGTCCAAAGAAGCAGTTTAAAAAATCTGGtaagaaaaatagtaataaaaagccTCGGTTACAGAGAGAGGAGAGTTCTGATGGTGAACCAGGTGAAGAAGAGCTTGAAAGAGAGCCTGTAAAATTGAATGAAGTGTTTACCTCACCCCAGCATCAGAAATTACAGACTTCTGTGATTCAGGAGTTGGCTAAGTCTGAAAAGCCTAAAAATGTATTGGACGCATTGGAGTCACTTGGTGGTGCAAATTACAAAACTGCTGTAAAAGTGCTACAGCATCTCATGGACATTGTGAAGAATTCTGAAAAGAAACGTTTGTCAGCTGAGTCTTCAGGGAAGATACCCAAAACAATTTGTCACAGAACCAGTAAAGGTGTTTGCTCAAGCCCTGAGGACACCGAGTCTCAAACGGATTCTGACAGCTCTTCTGTAGAGGACATGGCAATAAAAAACCAGAAGTTAtcagatgtgaaaataaaaaataatataagaaaACATAACACGCAACATGGACTACA ggAGCGCTTTGCAGTGGAGAAGGGTGTGAGTCATGAAAG tgggCCTGTTTTAGAACATCGTGATAACTTCACTTCCAGTAGTAAGTTTTGTGAACAGGATAATACATCTTCAG ATAGTTCTGAGGACGTCAATCGTCAAGTAAGAGCTCTGTTGTcagacaacacagcaaggcataaAATAG TAATGCCTTCCAACACACCTAATGTTCGTCGGACAAAAAGGATACGACTAAGACCTCTGGAATATTGGCGAGGCGAGCGTGTAACCTATGTGATGAAGCCTTCAG gAGAGCTTGTGATTAGTGGAATAGCATGTCCAGAAACAGAACCTCACAGGAAGATTAAAGAGAGGAAGGGTGTCCACAAGCAGAAAAGAGATGATACAA GAAGTGAGATACCTGCAAATTTGTATCACTCCCTAGCTGATACTTCGAAGCCAACCGTTGTAGTGGACCCAGTAACAAATAAGGAAGTACTTCTGG AATGTGTTAACACTGAAAGCAATCTCGCATGCTTCTTCAAAGATGAAGCggtagaaatatataaaaatttgaATACACCTGCTTTTGCCACTGGTAGATTGATTTTGAAACCACTTAAAGAAAAGGGACACCAGCATGTCTACATGGATACAATA GCTTTCCACGTTATCTACGGCAAAATTATTCTCACCTTACATAAGACATCATATTATCTGACTACGGGTCACTACTTCTACGTTCCAGCAG GAAATGAATATAACATACGTAATCTTCTGAATGAAGAAAGTGTTCTTCTTTTCACACAACTCAAAAGTGACGGGTGA
- the CENPC gene encoding centromere protein C isoform X1 produces MKEWTNNHFKKDYRTRFCHGGGTKIDVQPGQNVLKVIQDCFESCGSNLTINSPSASPRCSTPIVRREKRTSVQRQRPEAGLTNSVKRACNSAESLPASPLKPVSSRGRSHESPLKPAIHDYVADANKPQTPVSKRQTNNILKDVEALCKSPAMSLDPEDDHGFLGSPLLVEEAKSSPVHILHFDDQDTPAGVKSPVEVENWEGPQTGRDEQVVAQAATSSVQKEKAFSSVVLAALTTGTLGKRYSASISPPSPPTVQDEDVEIENECEFLIDESDGVSSNSWLSIPLKNKKSKKDVSATPVSKSQTSEKEKTESKKGKNTKAKVEALTKQKTDDLDVKVPDFKETSESDPFSNSKGKVLKSQIKNSTRMGKTKKDALRQGSPKQKKDTSWKPEAEELMLSCSGLETKASDADQCKTKVVTNEDSPMSSAEQQQERTVSPKKNLKSSKQLASKGSQRLVDKKRTAKQKLTKDTAAKRLAESPKKQFKKSGKKNSNKKPRLQREESSDGEPGEEELEREPVKLNEVFTSPQHQKLQTSVIQELAKSEKPKNVLDALESLGGANYKTAVKVLQHLMDIVKNSEKKRLSAESSGKIPKTICHRTSKGVCSSPEDTESQTDSDSSSVEDMAIKNQKLSDVKIKNNIRKHNTQHGLQERFAVEKGVSHESGPVLEHRDNFTSSSKFCEQDNTSSDSSEDVNRQVRALLSDNTARHKIVMPSNTPNVRRTKRIRLRPLEYWRGERVTYVMKPSGELVISGIACPETEPHRKIKERKGVHKQKRDDTRSEIPANLYHSLADTSKPTVVVDPVTNKEVLLECVNTESNLACFFKDEAVEIYKNLNTPAFATGRLILKPLKEKGHQHVYMDTIAFHVIYGKIILTLHKTSYYLTTGHYFYVPAGNEYNIRNLLNEESVLLFTQLKSDG; encoded by the exons AACTAAGATTGATGTACAGCCAGGTCAAAATGTACTGAAAGTCATACAGGATTGTTTCGAAA GTTGTGGTAGCAATCTTACAATAAATTCTCCAAGTGCGAGTCCCCGTTGCTCAACTCCTATTGTCAGAAGAGAGAAGAGGACTTCAGTACAGAGACAAAGG CCAGAGGCAGGGTTAACTAACTCTGTGAAAAGAGCCTGTAATTCCGCAGAGTCCTTACCTGCATCACCACTAAAACCAGTCAGCAGCAGAG GACGGTCACATGAATCACCCCTGAAGCCTGCAATACATGATTATGTAGCTGATGCTAATAAACCACAGACTCCTGTATCTAAAAGACAaacaaataatatattaaaagatGTTGAAGCACTATGCAAAAGTCCTGCCATGTCTTTGGACCCTGAGGATGATCATGGGTTTCTTGGATCACCTCTTCTTGTGGAGGAAGCGAAAAGTTCTCCGGTACATAT ATTACATTTTGATGACCAAGATACTCCTGCTGGAGTGAAGAGCCCCGTGGAAGTTGAAAATTGGGAAGGACCTCAGACTGGGAGAGATGAGCAGGTTGTTGCACAAGCTGCTACGTCTTCTGTACAGAAAGAGAAGGCTTTCTCTTCAGTTGTCTTGGCAGCTTTAACAACAGGAACGCTTGGAAAAAG GTATTCAGCCTCGATATCACCACCATCACCTCCTACTGTGCAAGATGAAGATGTAGAAATAGAAAATGAATGTGAATTTCTAATTGATGAATCAGATGGTGTATCTTCTAATTCTTGGCTTTCAATACCCCTTAagaacaaaaaatcaaaaaaagatgTCTCTGCAACTCCTGTGTCTAAATCTCAGACCTCTGAAAAGGAGAAGACGGAGAGTAAGAAGGGCAAGAACACAAAAGCAAAGGTTGAAGCACTTactaaacagaaaacagatgatTTGGATGTCAAAGTACCTGACTTCAAAGAAACGTCAGAATCGGATCCATTCTCTAACAGTAAAGGAAAGGTCCTTAAATCTCAAATCAAAAACAGTACTCGTATGG GAAAGACTAAAAAGGATGCACTTAGACAAGGctctccaaaacagaaaaaggacacGTCCTGGAAACCAGAAGCTGAAGAACTGATGTTGTCATGTTCTGGATTGGAAACAAAAGCATCTGATGCTGACCAATGTAAAACAAAGGTCGTGACAAATGAGGATTCACCTATGTcctcagctgagcagcagcaagagAGGACTGTGTCTCCAAAAAAGAATCTCAAGTCTTCCAAGCAGTTGGCTTCAAAAGGTTCTCAGCGTTTAGTTGATAAGAAACGAACTGCTAAGCAGAAACTTACGAAAGATACAGCAGCTAAGAGATTGGCAGAAAGTCCAAAGAAGCAGTTTAAAAAATCTGGtaagaaaaatagtaataaaaagccTCGGTTACAGAGAGAGGAGAGTTCTGATGGTGAACCAGGTGAAGAAGAGCTTGAAAGAGAGCCTGTAAAATTGAATGAAGTGTTTACCTCACCCCAGCATCAGAAATTACAGACTTCTGTGATTCAGGAGTTGGCTAAGTCTGAAAAGCCTAAAAATGTATTGGACGCATTGGAGTCACTTGGTGGTGCAAATTACAAAACTGCTGTAAAAGTGCTACAGCATCTCATGGACATTGTGAAGAATTCTGAAAAGAAACGTTTGTCAGCTGAGTCTTCAGGGAAGATACCCAAAACAATTTGTCACAGAACCAGTAAAGGTGTTTGCTCAAGCCCTGAGGACACCGAGTCTCAAACGGATTCTGACAGCTCTTCTGTAGAGGACATGGCAATAAAAAACCAGAAGTTAtcagatgtgaaaataaaaaataatataagaaaACATAACACGCAACATGGACTACA ggAGCGCTTTGCAGTGGAGAAGGGTGTGAGTCATGAAAG tgggCCTGTTTTAGAACATCGTGATAACTTCACTTCCAGTAGTAAGTTTTGTGAACAGGATAATACATCTTCAG ATAGTTCTGAGGACGTCAATCGTCAAGTAAGAGCTCTGTTGTcagacaacacagcaaggcataaAATAG TAATGCCTTCCAACACACCTAATGTTCGTCGGACAAAAAGGATACGACTAAGACCTCTGGAATATTGGCGAGGCGAGCGTGTAACCTATGTGATGAAGCCTTCAG gAGAGCTTGTGATTAGTGGAATAGCATGTCCAGAAACAGAACCTCACAGGAAGATTAAAGAGAGGAAGGGTGTCCACAAGCAGAAAAGAGATGATACAA GAAGTGAGATACCTGCAAATTTGTATCACTCCCTAGCTGATACTTCGAAGCCAACCGTTGTAGTGGACCCAGTAACAAATAAGGAAGTACTTCTGG AATGTGTTAACACTGAAAGCAATCTCGCATGCTTCTTCAAAGATGAAGCggtagaaatatataaaaatttgaATACACCTGCTTTTGCCACTGGTAGATTGATTTTGAAACCACTTAAAGAAAAGGGACACCAGCATGTCTACATGGATACAATA GCTTTCCACGTTATCTACGGCAAAATTATTCTCACCTTACATAAGACATCATATTATCTGACTACGGGTCACTACTTCTACGTTCCAGCAG GAAATGAATATAACATACGTAATCTTCTGAATGAAGAAAGTGTTCTTCTTTTCACACAACTCAAAAGTGACGGGTGA